Part of the Sulfuricurvum kujiense DSM 16994 genome, CAGGGTCAGCATCAGCAATGTCTCTTGCGAACGGCTCGCCAATACCCGATCATACAACTGAAGCATATACAAAGACGGCACCAACATAAGAAGATTAATAAATAAGCTTACGAAACCGGCAAAATAAAAAGATTTTTTTAGAAGTAAAACCGTCTTTTTTAATTCATTTTCATTGTTTTTTTTGGAGATGTTAGACATATGTCGACGCTACCTTTGGTGTATAAAATAAGCAAATCACTATTATTTGTATACTATCAATCAAAAAATAATTTGAAATTGTAGCAAACTTTGTATTTACTTTCCTGTCAAACTGTTGTTTTTTTAAAAGGGGAAAAAGTAGTAAAAAGTAAAGAAAGTGCTAAATAATGGGATAACCCCATTATTTAGACGCTCTTTTTTTAGGCAAGAGTGAAGTCAGCGCCTGCGAATACGCATTACGCGCCGTTTGCATAATCGCCAGTTGTACATTCAAATCAGCAATTTTTTGATCTACAACCTGAATCGATCCGATTTGAGCTTTTGCTTCATCAGATAAATCCGCTAACTTGTATTCTTTTTTGTCGATGGTAATAGTTGACATATTTCTCCCATAATCTATACATAAAGTTTAAAACTTTGGCGAAATTGTAGCCAAAAAAATTAAAAGAAACTTTTTTTCAATCGAATCATACTCTATAGTGATTATTTTATAGCCTTTCCAAAAAATTAAAAATGTGCGTCGAACGTACCGGTTTGATTTCCGACCAAATCGATTGTAAAATTATAGGACGGGTCTGTATTCTGCGGCGTAACATAAAGTCTAAATACCTCTGTGTTTACCATGTGTAAAACATCCCCACTCGATGCCATCGTTGCGTCAAAACTTCCGTTTGTATTTTTCGTCACTGTTACACGCACCGTTCCGTTTTCACTAATCGAAATTACATTCGGCTGAGACGAATCGATCTGAACTGCCGATGATCCGGTAACCAGATTCACCGATGCAAAATCGCTTCCGCCGTTCCCCCAGTCACCGCCGTCTGAACCGCCGTCAAACGTATCGTTGCCGCCATGCCACATGAATGCATCGTTACTGTTAGTCCCTGTAACACTCTGGTCCGATC contains:
- a CDS encoding DUF6447 family protein translates to MSTITIDKKEYKLADLSDEAKAQIGSIQVVDQKIADLNVQLAIMQTARNAYSQALTSLLPKKRASK